GAAAGATTCTTTTTAGCCAGTGGCATGACTGGATCGGGTTATCTAAAGATAAATGAAAGTAAATTTGGTGAATTTTCTAAAGAATTGCCTAAAGGGGAATATCAGTTACTTGATTATGCAACAAGTTGGATTGCTCCTGGATTAGTGGATACACATATTCATGGCTTACTTAGGCATGATGTTATGGATAATGATTTTGCTGGAATTAAGGCTATTTCAACGGGGCTCCTTGCTTGTGGGGTGACTTCATTTTTACCAACGACATTAACTGATTCAACAGAGCGATTGGATAAAGTCGTAGAAACAATTGGAAAACACCACAGGGAAGTTGCTGGTGCTAGAATTCAAGGGATTTTCTTGGAAGGTCCCTTTTTTACAGAAAAACATAAAGGTGCCCAAAATACAGCTTATTTTTCAGATCCTTTAATTGAAAAATTGGAAAAATGGCAACAATTATCAGGTGGGCTAATCAAGAAAATTGCACTTGCTCCTGAACGAAAAGGTAGTGCTGAATTTATTCAATATGCGACTAGTAAAGGGATTAAAGTAGCATTAGCGCATAGTGATGCCAGTTACGAAGAGGCTAAAAATGCAGTTGACCACGGGGCGTCAATTTTTGTGCACACCTATAATGGGATGAGCCCGTTAAACCATCGAGAGCCAGGAATGGTTGGAGCAGCGCTAACACTAAAAGGTGTATTTAATGAATTAATTTGTGATGGACAACATGTTCATCCGGTGGCTGCGAAAATCTTAATGGATGTTCGAAGTCGAGAAGAAGTGGTATTAATCACTGATTGTATGCGAGCGGGTAGCATGCCTGATGGTTCTTATACGCTAGGAGAATTTCCAGTAGAAGTTAAGCAAGGTGCAGCTCGTTTAAAAAATGGTAGTTTAGCTGGCAGTGTGCTCCAGTTGAAAGATGCCATAAAAAATGTTGTAGACTGGGGAATTGCAACACCGCTAGAGGCGATTCGAATGGCTAGTGCTATTCCTGCTGAAAGTGTTGGTATCGCGGATAAATGTGGGGAAATAGTGCCTGATGCTCCTGCTGATTTTATTGTATTATCAAAAACATTAGAATTAGAAGCGACTTATTTAGCGGGGGAATTGCGCTATCAGAGCGATGATTTGAAAGGAAGAGCATAAATGATTTTAGCAGTAACAATGAATCCTTCAGTTGATATTTCTTATCAGCTAAGTGATTTTCAATTAAATGACGTCAATCGTTGTGATGAAATAAGTAAAACCGCTGGTGGAAAAGGATTAAATGTTGCGCGAGTGGTCAAATTAATGCAAGGAAATGTCTTAGCAACAGGAATAATTGGTGGAACGCTTGGGAACTTTATTACACAAGAGTTAACTAAAAGTAAGATTCCCCATGATTTTTCGAAGACTGAAAAAGAGTCGCGAAATTGCATTGCTTTGTTACATGCAGGTCAACAAACTGAGATTTTGGAAGCAGGCCCTACCTTAACGGAGGCAGAAGGTGAAGCTTTTTTGAACAAATTCACTGAGTTATTAGAAAAAGTGAAGCTTGTTACGGTTTCAGGGAGTTTACCAAAGGGCTTATCTGCTAGTTTTTATCAACAGATGCTAGATATTGCAAATAAAAAAGGTGTCCCAATTGTGATGGATTGTTCGGGTTCTACTTTAGAAACTGTGCTGCAAAATCAGGCAAAACCGTTGTTGATTAAACCTAATTTAACTGAATTGAGCCAACTAGAAGGCCAGCTATTTTCTGAGAAGGATTACACTCAGCTAAAAGCGATTTTACAACAGGAGCGCTATCAAGGAATTGATTGGATTGTTGTTTCATTGGGGAAAGATGGGGCCTTCGTAAAATATAAGGAACAATTTTATCAAGTAAAGATACCCAAAATTGACGTTGTCAATCCAGTTGGTTCAGGTGATGCAACAGTTGCTGGATTGGCAGTTGCTCTGGCTGAAAATAAATCGGTAGAAGATACCTTGAAAACAGCAATGACAGCAGGAATACTGAATACACTAGAAAATAAAACCGGCTGGATTGATTTAGCTTATTTTGATGATTATTATAAAAAAATAAAAGTTGAAAACTATTAAACAAATGTAAAGGAGTTTATTTAAATGAAAATACTATCTAAAAACAAGCGTGAAGCCTTGGAACGATTATCAGATTCAAATGGAATCATTGGAGCTTTAGCTATTGATCAACGTGGTTCATTAAAGAAAATGATTGAAAAGGATAGCCCAAAAGAATTAGGTGATGCAGGGATTATTCAATTTAAAGAGTTAGTTTCAGAGGAACTAACGCCTTATGCTACAGCCATTTTATTAGATCCAGAATACGGTTTACCTGCTGCTAAAGTGCGAAATAGCGATGCTGGCTTATTATTAGCTTACGAAAAAACAGGTTACGATGCAAATGAAGTTGGCCGCTTACCTGATTTATTGCCAGAGTGGTCTGTAAAGCGTTTAAAAGAAAATGGCGCCGATGCAATTAAATTTCTATTGTACTATGATGTAGATGAGGACCCGAAAATTAACCAGTTAAAACATGTTTTCATGGAAAGAGTTGGAGCTGAATGTTTAGCTGAAGATATTCCTTTCTTCTTAGAGTTAGTCTCATATGATGCTGATAATTCAGATGTTACCAGTGCTGAATATGCAAAGATTAAGCCCCACAAAGTCATTGAAATGATGAAAGAGTTTTCTAAAGAAAATTACTGTGTGGATGTTTTGAAGATGGAAGTTCCAGTTAATATGAGTTTTGTTGAAGGTTATGGAGCGCAAGATGAAGCGCCTGTTTATACACAGGAAGAGGCTGCTGCTTATTTTAGAGAACAAAGTGCAGCAACACATTTACCTTTTATCTTTTTAAGTGCCGGAGTTAGTGCGGAATTATTTCAAGAAACATTAGTATTTGCAAAGCGGGCAGGATCAAATTTTAATGGCGTATTATGTGGACGAGCTACTTGGAAAAATGGTGTAGCCCCTTATTCAAAATTGGGTGAAGATGCGGCTAGAGAATGGTTGAAAACTGAAGGTAAGAAAAACAGTCAGGAACTAATGACAGTTCTAAAAGAAACAGCCCAACCATGGTTCACTAAAATAAAATAAAAATGGAGCAATCGAAGCTGTGAAAGTTATTTTACAGCTCTTTTTGTTGCATAAAAATAGGAGGGTTTTAATAAAATGTAGCTATTTTACTATTAATGGAGAGGATGATTTGTTATGATTAGAAATGAAATGGAGTTGTAGGGATGAGTTCAAATAAACAAAGAAAAAAAGATGCCAAGAATTTAAAAGAAAACACAGTTATTGCGAGAGGCACTAAACGATGTGTTGAATGTGGCGAACCTGTAACAGATCCACGCAAAGGAACCGTTTGTGATGTGTGTTGGAAGCGTAAAGGTTAATCTGAAAATTAAATAGGTCAAAGATTTCTCCTTTTTGAACATTCTATGTAATGTCACAAAGAGGTTTTTTTGTGTGGTTTTAATTTGTCTGTCGGTAGTAGATAGCGTGAAATAGTGGGGAGACCGATAGATTTTCCTGTTTTAAGGTATGATAGAGGTAGCTTTTGAAGGGTAGCGGTTTTAATCTAAGTACTATAAAACTAGTATTCCTAAGATAGGAATTAAAGCGTAAATTTTTAATTTAAACTCCTATAGACTCAAAAAATAAAGCCAAGACTACATACGATAAAGTAGAAGCCTTGGCTTTATTTGCTTTTAAAAATTATCTTCTATTTGCGATACTGGTGATCAACATACCTAAAATAACTAAAATCATTCCAATCAAGGATAGTCCTTGTGGAAAGGGGCCATTTAAAATGATAACCTCCCCTAATATAGTGAAAATCATTGCTCCTGCTTGTGTGGATTCAACAGCAGCTAAAAGGGCCATATTGCTTTTAGCCAAATCTGTGGCGACAAAAAATAATATTGTTGCGATTACTCCAGAGAAAATAGCTAGTAATAAAATCTGTAAAAATTGTGGAGCTGTTGGAAGTCCAGTTTGTTGGTAGCCGAATAGCGCTAAAAGCAATGCTACAGGAATACTGCTTAAAGCCATTCCTAATGTTCTTTGAAAAGTATCAAGTTTTCCCTGACAAACTTCCATCATTTTACGATTGCCTAATGGGTATAAAAAAGCGGCGACAACGACAGGAATAAATCCAAATAAAAAGTCTGAAAAAGTTAATTGATTGGCCTCTTTAACTTGCATTAAAATGACGCCTAGGAGAATAATTAATGAGAATCCTAAGCTTTTAAAAGGAATTTTTTGTCTGATTTTTTTTGTACTGCCGTTTGTATTAATCGATACATAAAATAATGGTGATAGTAAGGCTCCAGCTAAAATCGTAATTTGCCAAGTTCCAGATGTTAACCAAGAAGGGCTATATGCTGAAGCAAAACTCAATAGGGAATAAAAACCAACGCCACCACAGGTACCCCAAAGTAGCCAAGTTCCAATGTTCTTTTGCATTTCAGCTAGTAGTTCTTTTAGACCTTTACGACCAATAACCAGTAGTAGTAGAAACGGAATTGCAAATAAAAAGCGTAATGAAGCTGTCCAAGCCCAACTAGTTCCTCCTGTACTCATCACACGATTAATGATAAAAGTAGCAGAAAAAAAGAACGAAGCTAAGATTCCAACTAAAATTGCACGCATAAATAGTTCCTCTTTTCATAAAAAAATTTTTCAACTTTGTCATCTTACTTTATAAAATGAAATAAGTCAATTATAATATGTGATTTAATCTGAAAAGTATAGTATAATATATTTAAAGAGGTGTTTTGATGACAAACCAATTAAATGAAAATGACCAAATGGTTCTATCTTTAGCGGGGAATCTTAAGCGTTTAAGAAAAGCCAATAAACTTAGCTTAGAGGGTTTGGCAGATCAAACAGGTGTGAGTAAATTAACGATTAATAAAATAGAACAAGGAAAAACGAATCCAACCATTGGGGTCTTATGGAAAATTGCCAATGGACTTGGTGTGACATTGATGGAACTTTTAGAAAGTGAAGAGGTTGTTCTTTTACGAGGAGATGAAAATTTCACTATTTTTTCAGATGATAATCAGTGGGCACTTGCTCCATTAGTGACTAACTTAAATAAAAGTGAGACATTTAGAGCAAGGTTAGCTCCAACAAGCATGTATACACCAGAATCGCATCCAAATGGCTCGAAAGAAGTGATTACGGTGTTAGAAGGTGAATTAACTTTAATCGTCGGGGGAACCACATATTTATTAAAAAAATCTGATACGATACGCTTTGCAGCTAATCTCCCACATGTTTATCAAAATAATTCAGATCAACCTGTTGAATTACATTTGACGATGACTTCAGATTATTGATTGCTGAAATGAAAAATTAGTCTTTTATCTTTGGATAACGAATATGATATAATAATACTGTTACATTATCCAGAATAAAAGAGGTGAAAGTATGACTCAGCTTTTAGGTGTGCGGATTGCTAATTTACGCAAGCAAAAAAAGCTATCAACTAAAAA
This Carnobacterium maltaromaticum DSM 20342 DNA region includes the following protein-coding sequences:
- a CDS encoding helix-turn-helix domain-containing protein translates to MTNQLNENDQMVLSLAGNLKRLRKANKLSLEGLADQTGVSKLTINKIEQGKTNPTIGVLWKIANGLGVTLMELLESEEVVLLRGDENFTIFSDDNQWALAPLVTNLNKSETFRARLAPTSMYTPESHPNGSKEVITVLEGELTLIVGGTTYLLKKSDTIRFAANLPHVYQNNSDQPVELHLTMTSDY
- the lacD gene encoding tagatose-bisphosphate aldolase, with the protein product MKILSKNKREALERLSDSNGIIGALAIDQRGSLKKMIEKDSPKELGDAGIIQFKELVSEELTPYATAILLDPEYGLPAAKVRNSDAGLLLAYEKTGYDANEVGRLPDLLPEWSVKRLKENGADAIKFLLYYDVDEDPKINQLKHVFMERVGAECLAEDIPFFLELVSYDADNSDVTSAEYAKIKPHKVIEMMKEFSKENYCVDVLKMEVPVNMSFVEGYGAQDEAPVYTQEEAAAYFREQSAATHLPFIFLSAGVSAELFQETLVFAKRAGSNFNGVLCGRATWKNGVAPYSKLGEDAAREWLKTEGKKNSQELMTVLKETAQPWFTKIK
- the lacC gene encoding tagatose-6-phosphate kinase, with product MILAVTMNPSVDISYQLSDFQLNDVNRCDEISKTAGGKGLNVARVVKLMQGNVLATGIIGGTLGNFITQELTKSKIPHDFSKTEKESRNCIALLHAGQQTEILEAGPTLTEAEGEAFLNKFTELLEKVKLVTVSGSLPKGLSASFYQQMLDIANKKGVPIVMDCSGSTLETVLQNQAKPLLIKPNLTELSQLEGQLFSEKDYTQLKAILQQERYQGIDWIVVSLGKDGAFVKYKEQFYQVKIPKIDVVNPVGSGDATVAGLAVALAENKSVEDTLKTAMTAGILNTLENKTGWIDLAYFDDYYKKIKVENY
- the nagA gene encoding N-acetylglucosamine-6-phosphate deacetylase, which encodes MDKVIYAERFFLASGMTGSGYLKINESKFGEFSKELPKGEYQLLDYATSWIAPGLVDTHIHGLLRHDVMDNDFAGIKAISTGLLACGVTSFLPTTLTDSTERLDKVVETIGKHHREVAGARIQGIFLEGPFFTEKHKGAQNTAYFSDPLIEKLEKWQQLSGGLIKKIALAPERKGSAEFIQYATSKGIKVALAHSDASYEEAKNAVDHGASIFVHTYNGMSPLNHREPGMVGAALTLKGVFNELICDGQHVHPVAAKILMDVRSREEVVLITDCMRAGSMPDGSYTLGEFPVEVKQGAARLKNGSLAGSVLQLKDAIKNVVDWGIATPLEAIRMASAIPAESVGIADKCGEIVPDAPADFIVLSKTLELEATYLAGELRYQSDDLKGRA
- a CDS encoding multidrug resistance efflux transporter family protein, producing the protein MRAILVGILASFFFSATFIINRVMSTGGTSWAWTASLRFLFAIPFLLLLVIGRKGLKELLAEMQKNIGTWLLWGTCGGVGFYSLLSFASAYSPSWLTSGTWQITILAGALLSPLFYVSINTNGSTKKIRQKIPFKSLGFSLIILLGVILMQVKEANQLTFSDFLFGFIPVVVAAFLYPLGNRKMMEVCQGKLDTFQRTLGMALSSIPVALLLALFGYQQTGLPTAPQFLQILLLAIFSGVIATILFFVATDLAKSNMALLAAVESTQAGAMIFTILGEVIILNGPFPQGLSLIGMILVILGMLITSIANRR